The Fibrobacter sp. UWP2 genome includes a window with the following:
- a CDS encoding methylated-DNA--[protein]-cysteine S-methyltransferase codes for MDFTDSRFTVVHHRNVWGEWVFTFEGAKLCGLRFNATPDEDGNSAAVRPSSVQACAYAGPESEAKVRGRTAQVYSKAVRELNSFLAGKLKEFSVPIKMHGTDFQTLVWEKVREIPYGETRTYKQVADSIGHPGAERAVGNALHQNPMLIIIPCHRVINSRGKLSGYALGTDIKRRLLCMEGAIQNELALE; via the coding sequence ATGGATTTCACGGATTCACGCTTTACCGTCGTACACCACAGGAACGTGTGGGGCGAATGGGTATTCACGTTCGAAGGGGCCAAGCTTTGCGGCCTCCGTTTCAACGCGACGCCCGACGAAGACGGCAACAGCGCTGCCGTGCGCCCGAGCAGCGTGCAAGCATGCGCCTACGCCGGCCCCGAAAGCGAGGCTAAGGTCCGTGGCCGCACCGCGCAGGTGTACTCCAAGGCCGTCCGCGAACTCAACAGCTTCCTCGCCGGAAAACTCAAGGAATTCAGCGTCCCCATCAAGATGCACGGCACGGATTTCCAGACGCTCGTTTGGGAGAAGGTCCGCGAGATTCCCTATGGCGAGACGCGTACGTACAAGCAGGTCGCCGATTCCATCGGGCACCCGGGCGCCGAACGCGCCGTAGGCAACGCACTTCACCAGAACCCGATGCTTATAATAATCCCCTGCCATCGCGTCATCAACAGCAGGGGAAAACTTAGCGGCTACGCGCTCGGCACCGACATCAAGCGCCGGCTGCTCTGCATGGAAGGCGCTATCCAGAACGAACTCGCCCTGGAATAG
- the aspS gene encoding aspartate--tRNA ligase: protein MKRTHNCGQLRKADVGQTVTLAGWVDRRRDHGGVIFVDLRDKYGKTQIVFNPDYNADVMKTAEQLRNEYVITVTGKVYAREEGNTNEKLATGEIEVKIDQIEILNAALTSPLAINDPNEECKENDDLRLQYRYLDLRRPWIQKKLLLKSRFLKAVYDFFYANGFENIETPVLCKSTPEGARDYLVPSRVNPGKFYALPQSPQQYKQLLMIAGMDRYFQIAKCFRDEDLRADRQPEFTQIDVEMSFVDQDDVMAMFDKFVTEVLGKVWDFEPPKKIRRMKWHEAMLKYGSDKPDLRFDLEIHDVSEIGAKSEFGVFKNCVAAGGKIRGIAAKGCVDFTRKQIDELTAYVGKYGSKGLVWMRVKENDEVETQVGKFFTTEQLNELRDAVGAKCGDMMFFIAGPEKVAATAMGQLRLEVARIKGLRDPKKREFVWITEFPMFEYSDTEGRYMAMHHPFTNPLPEHLDMMLGGNLKDCNAEAYDLVLNGVEIGGGSIRIHNPEVQEKVFRLLGLSEEQVKEKFGFFVDAFKYGAPPHGGLAFGLDRVVATMEGEESIRDYIAFPKNTSASSPMDQCPSEVDLQQLQDIHISVQMPKQADKK, encoded by the coding sequence ATGAAACGTACTCATAACTGCGGCCAGCTTCGCAAGGCAGATGTTGGCCAGACCGTAACACTCGCCGGTTGGGTGGATCGCCGCCGCGACCATGGTGGTGTGATTTTTGTGGACCTCCGCGACAAGTATGGCAAGACCCAGATCGTCTTCAACCCGGACTACAATGCCGACGTGATGAAGACTGCCGAACAGCTCCGCAACGAATACGTGATTACGGTGACCGGCAAGGTTTACGCCCGCGAAGAGGGCAACACGAACGAGAAGCTCGCCACGGGCGAAATCGAAGTCAAGATCGACCAGATTGAAATCCTGAACGCGGCCCTCACCTCCCCGCTCGCCATCAACGACCCGAACGAAGAGTGCAAGGAAAACGACGACCTGCGCCTGCAGTACCGCTACCTGGACCTCCGCCGTCCGTGGATCCAGAAGAAGCTGTTGCTCAAGAGCCGCTTCCTCAAGGCCGTGTACGACTTCTTCTACGCTAACGGTTTTGAAAACATCGAAACGCCGGTGCTCTGCAAGTCCACTCCGGAAGGCGCCCGCGACTACCTGGTGCCGAGCCGCGTGAACCCGGGCAAGTTCTACGCCCTCCCGCAGTCTCCGCAGCAGTACAAGCAGCTTTTGATGATTGCCGGCATGGACCGCTACTTCCAGATTGCCAAGTGCTTCCGCGACGAAGACCTCCGCGCCGACCGTCAGCCGGAATTCACGCAGATCGACGTCGAAATGTCCTTCGTGGACCAGGACGACGTGATGGCGATGTTCGACAAGTTCGTGACCGAAGTGCTCGGCAAGGTCTGGGACTTTGAACCGCCCAAGAAGATCCGCCGCATGAAGTGGCACGAAGCCATGCTCAAGTACGGTTCCGACAAGCCGGACCTCCGCTTCGACCTCGAGATTCACGATGTTTCCGAAATCGGTGCCAAGTCCGAATTCGGTGTGTTCAAGAACTGCGTTGCCGCCGGTGGCAAGATCCGCGGTATCGCCGCCAAGGGTTGCGTGGACTTCACCCGCAAGCAGATTGACGAACTCACCGCCTACGTGGGCAAGTACGGTTCCAAGGGCCTCGTGTGGATGCGCGTCAAGGAAAACGACGAAGTGGAAACCCAGGTCGGCAAGTTCTTCACGACGGAACAGCTCAACGAACTGCGCGATGCCGTCGGCGCCAAGTGCGGCGACATGATGTTCTTCATCGCCGGTCCGGAAAAGGTTGCCGCTACGGCTATGGGCCAGCTGCGCCTGGAAGTCGCCCGCATCAAGGGTCTCCGCGACCCGAAGAAGCGCGAATTCGTGTGGATTACCGAATTCCCGATGTTCGAATACAGCGACACCGAAGGCCGCTACATGGCCATGCACCATCCGTTCACCAATCCGCTTCCGGAACATCTCGACATGATGCTCGGCGGCAACCTGAAGGATTGCAACGCCGAAGCTTATGACCTTGTTCTGAACGGCGTGGAAATCGGTGGCGGTTCTATCCGTATCCACAACCCGGAAGTCCAGGAGAAGGTGTTCCGCCTGTTGGGCCTTTCCGAAGAACAGGTGAAGGAAAAGTTCGGCTTCTTCGTCGATGCATTCAAGTACGGTGCTCCTCCGCACGGCGGTCTTGCCTTCGGTCTCGACCGCGTTGTCGCTACTATGGAAGGTGAAGAATCAATCCGTGACTACATCGCGTTCCCGAAGAACACGAGTGCTTCTAGCCCGATGGACCAGTGCCCGAGCGAAGTGGACCTCCAGCAGCTGCAGGACATCCACATCTCCGTGCAGATGCCTAAGCAAGCGGACAAGAAGTAA
- a CDS encoding proline--tRNA ligase, with protein sequence MKLSKYFYVTLRETPSDATMPSHIFLMRGGYIKPVSTGIYSMMPMGFRVIQKIVNIIREEMNKIGGIEVDLPVVQTAELWSESGRYQAIGEELLRFKDRNNHNMVLAMTHEEAMTDLVRYVLNSYKQLPVMLYQFKTKYRDEARARGGLIRVREFLMKDAYSFHTSQEDLDRHYQEEYDAYLRIYRRVGIEPVVVQSDTGIMGGKVAHEFMLDTPNGEDYLILCKKCGYQANREIAKFQRVPFKGDENAALEKVATPNSESIDELTKFLNVPAESIAKCVFFDFEGKLITVVVPGNLDVSEIKLHNLLKAKELYPAEDSLIKACGMVPGFASPINSHDTRIIVDEAIADSFDLVTGANEEGFHFKHCNPKRDFPKFEVADIAEASEVCKCPCCGELLTETRGIEMGNIFKLGTKFSESMGAKFLTAEKTTAPAIMGCYGIGVGRLMASVVENSHDDFGPIWPKSIAPFQVEIVPIGKEAELVELAEKFEKELEAAGIDVLVDDRDERPGVKFKDADLWGSPVRIAIGKKGLANGEVEWKFRNEKEFSMVKVEDVVAKAKAYFAE encoded by the coding sequence ATGAAACTCTCCAAGTATTTTTACGTCACGCTCCGCGAAACGCCGAGCGATGCCACCATGCCCAGCCACATCTTCCTCATGCGCGGCGGCTACATCAAGCCCGTTTCTACCGGTATCTACTCCATGATGCCGATGGGTTTCCGCGTGATCCAGAAGATTGTGAACATCATCCGCGAAGAAATGAACAAGATTGGCGGTATCGAAGTGGACCTGCCGGTGGTGCAGACCGCTGAACTCTGGAGCGAATCGGGCCGTTACCAGGCTATCGGTGAAGAGCTCCTGCGCTTCAAGGACCGCAACAACCACAACATGGTGCTCGCCATGACGCACGAAGAAGCCATGACCGACCTAGTGCGCTACGTGCTCAACAGCTACAAGCAGCTGCCGGTGATGCTCTACCAGTTCAAGACCAAGTACCGTGACGAAGCCCGTGCCCGCGGCGGCCTTATCCGCGTCCGCGAATTCCTGATGAAGGATGCCTACAGCTTCCACACCAGCCAGGAAGACCTGGACCGTCACTACCAGGAAGAATACGACGCCTACCTGCGCATCTATCGTCGCGTGGGCATTGAACCGGTGGTGGTGCAGAGCGATACCGGCATTATGGGCGGTAAGGTCGCTCACGAATTCATGCTCGACACTCCGAACGGCGAAGACTACTTGATTCTCTGCAAGAAGTGCGGCTACCAGGCCAACCGCGAAATCGCCAAGTTCCAGCGCGTGCCGTTCAAGGGCGATGAAAATGCGGCTCTTGAAAAGGTCGCCACGCCGAACAGCGAAAGCATCGACGAACTCACCAAGTTCCTGAACGTGCCGGCCGAATCGATCGCCAAGTGCGTATTCTTCGACTTCGAAGGCAAGCTCATCACGGTGGTGGTTCCGGGCAACCTCGACGTTTCCGAAATCAAGCTCCACAACTTGCTGAAGGCGAAGGAACTCTACCCGGCCGAAGACAGCCTCATCAAGGCCTGCGGCATGGTTCCGGGCTTTGCATCCCCGATTAATTCTCACGACACGCGCATCATCGTGGACGAAGCCATTGCCGATTCCTTCGACCTCGTGACCGGTGCTAACGAAGAAGGCTTCCACTTCAAGCATTGCAACCCGAAGCGCGACTTCCCGAAGTTCGAAGTGGCCGACATCGCCGAAGCGAGCGAAGTCTGCAAGTGCCCCTGCTGCGGCGAGCTCCTCACCGAGACCCGCGGCATCGAAATGGGCAACATCTTCAAGCTCGGCACCAAGTTCTCCGAATCCATGGGCGCCAAGTTCCTCACTGCCGAAAAGACAACCGCTCCCGCCATCATGGGCTGCTACGGCATCGGCGTGGGACGCCTCATGGCCTCCGTGGTGGAAAACAGCCACGATGACTTCGGACCGATTTGGCCCAAGTCCATCGCTCCGTTCCAGGTGGAAATCGTCCCCATCGGCAAGGAAGCCGAACTCGTGGAACTCGCTGAAAAGTTCGAAAAGGAACTCGAAGCCGCCGGCATCGACGTGCTCGTGGACGACCGCGACGAACGCCCGGGCGTCAAATTCAAGGACGCCGACCTCTGGGGCTCTCCGGTGCGCATCGCCATCGGCAAGAAGGGCCTCGCAAATGGCGAAGTCGAATGGAAGTTCCGCAACGAAAAGGAATTCTCCATGGTCAAGGTCGAAGACGTTGTCGCCAAGGCGAAGGCCTACTTCGCCGAGTAA
- a CDS encoding carbon-nitrogen hydrolase, with amino-acid sequence MNKIKTATLQGKWTGDAESNNRWYVEQALALKGKGIDLVVLPEMFHTPYFPFEENADFFDMAIEKDSSLVKQWQGIAKEIGAVIVFPFFEKRARGIYHNSAFVFERDGSIAGLYRKSHIPDDPAFYEKYYFIPGDTGFEPIKTSAGTLGVLICWDQWFPEAARIMSLKGADILIYPTAIGWMKSEPKEIYPRQQDSWVTVMRGHAIANRTFVLSANRIGTEGELTFWGTSFVAAPDGFLMHKCDVDFLGASIVEVNLAETEENRRWWPHFRDRRVDLYQDILKIWGND; translated from the coding sequence ATGAACAAGATCAAGACCGCCACGCTGCAAGGCAAGTGGACTGGCGATGCCGAGTCCAACAACAGATGGTACGTAGAGCAGGCGCTCGCGCTCAAGGGCAAGGGCATCGACCTGGTCGTGCTGCCCGAAATGTTCCACACGCCGTATTTCCCATTCGAGGAGAATGCCGACTTTTTCGACATGGCTATCGAGAAGGATAGCTCGCTCGTAAAGCAGTGGCAGGGCATCGCCAAGGAAATCGGGGCGGTCATCGTGTTCCCGTTCTTCGAGAAGCGCGCCCGCGGCATCTACCACAACAGCGCCTTCGTGTTCGAACGTGACGGCAGCATCGCCGGGCTGTACCGCAAGAGCCACATCCCCGACGATCCCGCCTTTTACGAGAAGTACTACTTTATCCCCGGCGACACGGGCTTCGAGCCCATCAAGACCTCGGCCGGGACGCTCGGCGTGCTCATCTGCTGGGACCAGTGGTTCCCCGAAGCCGCCCGCATCATGAGCCTCAAGGGCGCCGACATCCTCATCTACCCCACCGCCATCGGCTGGATGAAGTCCGAACCCAAGGAAATCTACCCGCGCCAGCAGGACAGCTGGGTGACCGTCATGCGCGGGCACGCCATCGCGAACCGCACGTTCGTGCTTTCGGCCAACCGCATCGGTACCGAGGGCGAACTCACGTTCTGGGGCACCTCGTTCGTGGCCGCTCCTGACGGATTCCTGATGCACAAATGCGACGTCGACTTCCTGGGAGCAAGCATTGTCGAGGTCAACTTGGCCGAAACCGAGGAAAACCGCCGCTGGTGGCCGCATTTCCGCGACCGCCGCGTAGACCTTTACCAGGACATCTTGAAAATCTGGGGAAACGACTAG